Genomic DNA from Bacillota bacterium:
ACGGGCTCCCTCCCCTTCCGACTGGGCCGGGGCAGCGGTCAGTGCCCGCTTGTTGAATGGGCATACCTCCTGACACGCATCGCACCCGTAAACTCGAGTACCGAGTTTTGAACCCACCCGCCTGGGCAGCCACTCGCCTGCTCTCCAGGTGTTGCGATCGATACACCGGGTCGGGTCGAGCACGAAAGGGCCAACAAGCGCACCCGTAGGGCAATTGTCGATGCAAAGCCGGCAGTTGCCGCAAGGATCCCGGCGTGCGGGCGGATAGTCAGATCTCGGCAAGGGCTCGGCCGACCCGTCCGGTGGGCCGTCCTCGTTGACCAGCCGCCACCGACTGGGTCGCTCGTGCGCCACAAGAACTACTTCCCGGGCTACCTCTTCCTCAAATGCAGCCGCCTGCTGCAGACCTGCCCGCTTTCCGGCCACCTGGGGGCAGCCGGCCGGGAGCTGATCCTGTCCTGCCCGTCGGCGACCCTCAGCACGTCTGGCGTGCAATTCGAAGATACGCCCGCATCGCCCAAGGGCGAGGACCACCAAGAGTCGCTTTTGGGCGCAGCCTGGATCTGTTTGTGACGGAACCATGGCGAGCCCCGGAGCCGTTCATACAGCTCAGGTCGCCCGGTGCCGGAGGAGCCACAACGGAGAAACGTCTGCCGGCCCGTGGATCTCGCTAGACCGCACCGCGCATGAGATGCTCGTTGTGCACGGTGAGACCGCCAATCCTGCCGGTGGAGGTGAGTGGGGTGGAGCTGCGCCAGCATGGTGTCGGTAGGGGGCCGGGACCGGATGACCCGCTGTATGCGCAGGCGCTTGCCCGGATGCAGGGTCTGCTCGAAGAGGCCGAACGAGAACGGTTGGCGGGGCTGGCCATGCAGAGTGATCCTGGCAACCCTGGACAGCTCAAGAGCCCGGGACGCCGTGCGCTCGCTCGCTTGCTCCGGCGGGCCCGAGCAGTGATTGTGGTGG
This window encodes:
- a CDS encoding 4Fe-4S double cluster binding domain-containing protein, whose translation is MAGKRAGLQQAAAFEEEVAREVVLVAHERPSRWRLVNEDGPPDGSAEPLPRSDYPPARRDPCGNCRLCIDNCPTGALVGPFVLDPTRCIDRNTWRAGEWLPRRVGSKLGTRVYGCDACQEVCPFNKRALTAAPAQSEGEGARFDLAPLASSGNEEYVASVGEVLRL